One region of Daphnia pulicaria isolate SC F1-1A chromosome 7, SC_F0-13Bv2, whole genome shotgun sequence genomic DNA includes:
- the LOC124349845 gene encoding GDP-D-glucose phosphorylase 1-like has protein sequence MEFHFDDDDLIWNISNEKPVHSRFDSLLKNQWEIAAEAGVCRYRLTNLQTKILPGKYGFVAQLNSDRATQRRLPQNLQKVNSPFDGTLFNFNKVPAQEVLLKPGNKAAAAAATSGKIKDNEATDAVVIINVSPLEFGNSLLVPNVTANIPQRITQEGLDLLVRLMLLSTDVNLKAGFNSPGGYASVNHQHYHLYYLRERLYLETAAVEPVAGPCFALTDFPSKGFAFQLTDNDPALLAKNVFTLVSYLCANEIAHNLFVTRGKRFEGTLTTADIYDTLRVFVWAREPAFGVKEEIGFNPALCELAGHLLIKEPPAYQVVTEKEAAQLLDSITAPWFERVSAQIAHLFAFAT, from the exons ATGGAGTTCCatttcgacgacgacgatttaATATGGAACATTTCCAATGAAAAACCCGTTCACAGTCGGTTTGatagtcttttgaaaaatcaatgggAAATCGCTGCAGAGGCTGGTGTGTGCCGGTATCGACTCACCAACTTGCAAACTAAAATTCTTCCGGGGAAATATGGATTCGTTGCACAG CTGAATTCAGACAGGGCAACCCAGCGGCGGCTGCCCCAAAACTTGCAGAAAGTCAACAGTCCTTTTGATGGCACTCTGTTCAACTTCAACAAAGTTCCTGCCCAAGAGGTTTTGTTGAAGCCTGGCAataaagcagcagcagcggcagcaactTCTGGCAAAATAAAGGACAATGAGGCTACTGATGCTGTTGTCATAATCAATGTCAGTCCTTTGGAGTTTGGCAACAGTCTACTTGTCCCTAATGTGACAGCAAACATCCCTCAGAGAATCACCCAAGAGGGACTTGATCTCCTTGTGAGGCTAATGCTCCTGAGCACTGATGT GAATTTGAAGGCCGGTTTCAACAGCCCCGGAGGATATGCATCTGTCAATCATCAGCATTACCATCTCTATTATCTGCGTGAGAGGCTCTACCTGGAAACAGCG GCTGTGGAGCCAGTCGCTGGGCCTTGTTTCGCTTTAACTGATTTCCCATCGAAAGGATTCGCATTTCAGCTGACGGATAACGATCCAGCACTCCTCGCCAA GAACGTGTTTACTTTGGTCTCTTACCTTTGCGCCAACGAGATTGCCCATAATCTGTTCGTGACTCGAGGGAAACGCTTCGAAGGAACTCTTACCACCGCCGATATCTACGATACGCTGCGCGTGTTCGTCTGGGCCAGAGAACCTGCATTCG GagtcaaagaagaaataggATTTAACCCTGCGCTTTGCGAGCTGGCCGGCCACCTTTTGATCAAAG AGCCACCAGCCTACCAGGTCGTGACGGAAAAAGAAGCCGCCCAACTGCTGGACAGCATCACGGCACCCTGGTTCGAGCGCGTAAGCGCCCAGATTGCCCATCTCTTTGCTTTTGCCACGTAG